In a single window of the Micromonospora inositola genome:
- a CDS encoding polyamine aminopropyltransferase: MTTDVPARPGRRAARAAVLLAVFVCAACGLVYELALVALGSYLIGDAVGQASIVLGVMVFAMGVGALVAKPLQSRAAAAFAAIELTLALLGGLSVLGLYAAFAWLDLYGPALVGTAFVLGLLIGAEIPLLMVMLQRIREQSAGSAVADLFAADYVGALLGGLAFPFLLMPIFGQLKGALVVGVVNAVAGLALVCTVFRRELSRRARLALGAGSVVVALCLGYAWITAADFELTARQQLYRDPVVHAERSRYQEIVLTRSVREVGHADTDLRLFLNGDLQFSSVDEYRYHESLVHPAMRGSRGEVLVLGAGDGLAVREILRYPDVRRVTVVDLDPAVVKLARTEPQLRELNHDSFADPRVRVLNLDAFGWLRTAAERFDVVVADLPDPDETATAKLYTVEFYALIRSVLADGGRLVVQSGSPYFAPRSYWSIERSIREAGFATAPYHVDVPSFGDWGFVLAAPGATPPVLDLPADAPPLRFLTPEVLRAAAAFPADRGRMDVPASTLLQPRVLEYARAEWRGY; this comes from the coding sequence GTGACCACCGACGTGCCGGCGCGGCCGGGCCGGCGGGCGGCCCGCGCGGCGGTCCTGCTCGCGGTCTTCGTCTGCGCGGCCTGCGGCCTGGTCTACGAGCTGGCGCTGGTCGCGCTCGGCAGCTACCTGATCGGCGACGCGGTCGGCCAGGCGTCGATCGTGCTCGGCGTGATGGTCTTCGCGATGGGCGTCGGCGCGCTCGTCGCCAAGCCGTTGCAGTCCCGGGCCGCCGCCGCGTTCGCCGCGATCGAGCTGACCCTCGCGCTGCTCGGCGGGCTCTCCGTGCTCGGCCTCTACGCCGCCTTCGCCTGGCTCGACCTCTACGGCCCGGCGCTGGTCGGCACCGCCTTCGTGCTCGGCCTGCTGATCGGCGCGGAGATCCCGCTGCTGATGGTCATGCTGCAACGCATCCGCGAGCAGTCCGCCGGCAGCGCGGTGGCCGACCTCTTCGCCGCCGACTATGTCGGCGCGCTGCTCGGCGGGCTGGCCTTCCCGTTCCTGCTGATGCCGATCTTCGGCCAGCTCAAGGGCGCCCTGGTGGTCGGCGTGGTGAACGCGGTGGCCGGCCTCGCCCTGGTCTGCACGGTCTTCCGTCGGGAGCTGAGCCGCCGCGCGCGGCTCGCGCTCGGCGCCGGCTCCGTCGTGGTCGCCCTCTGCCTGGGGTACGCCTGGATCACCGCCGCCGACTTCGAGCTGACCGCCCGGCAGCAGCTCTACCGCGACCCGGTGGTGCACGCCGAGCGCAGCCGCTACCAGGAGATCGTGCTCACCCGGTCGGTGCGCGAGGTGGGGCACGCCGACACCGACCTGCGGCTCTTCCTCAACGGCGACCTCCAGTTCAGCTCCGTCGACGAGTACCGCTACCACGAGTCGCTGGTGCACCCGGCGATGCGCGGGTCGCGCGGCGAGGTGCTGGTGCTCGGCGCCGGCGACGGGCTCGCCGTCCGCGAGATCCTCCGCTACCCGGACGTCCGCCGGGTGACCGTGGTCGACCTCGACCCGGCCGTGGTGAAGCTGGCCCGGACCGAGCCCCAGCTGCGCGAACTCAACCACGACTCGTTCGCCGACCCCCGGGTGCGGGTGTTGAACCTCGACGCGTTCGGCTGGCTGCGCACCGCCGCGGAACGCTTCGACGTGGTGGTGGCCGACCTGCCCGACCCGGACGAGACGGCCACCGCGAAGCTCTACACCGTCGAGTTCTACGCGCTGATCCGTTCGGTGCTCGCCGACGGTGGGCGGCTGGTGGTGCAGTCCGGGTCGCCGTACTTCGCGCCCCGGTCGTACTGGTCGATCGAGCGGTCGATCCGCGAGGCCGGCTTCGCCACCGCGCCGTACCACGTGGACGTGCCGAGCTTCGGCGACTGGGGATTCGTGCTGGCCGCCCCGGGGGCCACCCCGCCGGTGCTGGACCTGCCCGCCGACGCCCCGCCGCTGCGCTTCCTCACCCCGGAGGTGCTGCGCGCGGCGGCGGCCTTCCCCGCCGACCGGGGCCGGATGGACGTGCCCGCCTCCACGTTGTTGCAGCCCAGGGTGCTGGAGTACGCCCGGGCGGAGTGGCGCGGCTACTAG
- a CDS encoding DUF350 domain-containing protein, which translates to MQNLATDLLVTLAYGVVGVVLMGIGYVLVDLATPGRLNHLIWHERNRNAALLLASNLAGVGVIVVAAIAASEDDFVLGLVGAAAYGVLGLVIMAAAFVLLDVATPGKLGELLVDPEPHPAVWVSAVVHLATGAIIAAAIS; encoded by the coding sequence GTGCAGAACCTCGCCACCGATCTGCTGGTCACCCTCGCGTACGGCGTGGTCGGCGTCGTCCTGATGGGCATCGGCTACGTGCTGGTCGACCTGGCCACCCCGGGCCGGCTCAACCACCTGATCTGGCACGAGCGCAACCGCAACGCGGCGCTGCTGCTCGCCTCCAACCTGGCCGGGGTCGGCGTCATCGTGGTCGCCGCGATCGCCGCCAGCGAGGACGACTTCGTGCTCGGCCTGGTCGGCGCGGCCGCGTACGGCGTCCTGGGCCTGGTCATCATGGCGGCGGCCTTCGTGCTGCTGGACGTGGCCACCCCCGGCAAGCTGGGTGAGCTGCTGGTCGACCCGGAGCCCCACCCGGCGGTCTGGGTCTCCGCGGTCGTGCACCTCGCCACCGGCGCGATCATCGCCGCCGCAATCAGCTGA